A region of Vitis vinifera cultivar Pinot Noir 40024 chromosome 13, ASM3070453v1 DNA encodes the following proteins:
- the LOC100249738 gene encoding U-box domain-containing protein 11 has protein sequence MEVKRRTARSLVARLSSVSQQTRTEALCELRLISKHDPDSRCFIADAGAVPYLCETLYSALPLEQENAAATLLNLSISSRQLLMSTRGLLDALSHALRSPSSSPAAIQACAATLYSLLVDDDYRPIIGAKRDIVYALVDIIRTPHAPPRSIKDALKALFGISLYPLNRASMVGLGAVAALFTLAVKDGRVGIVEDATAVIAQIAGCEEGGDAFRKVSGIGILVDLLDPSTGSSIRTKENAVSALLNLVQCGGERIAGDMREAGMGLYDGIAVVADGGSPKGKSKAIALLKLLDGGREPRFASNPDREYS, from the coding sequence ATGGAAGTGAAACGTCGCACGGCTCGATCTCTAGTCGCCAGGCTCAGCTCCGTTTCTCAGCAAACAAGAACCGAGGCACTATGTGAGCTCCGCCTCATCTCCAAGCACGACCCCGACAGCCGCTGCTTCATCGCCGACGCCGGCGCTGTTCCCTACCTTTGCGAAACTCTTTACTCCGCCCTTCCCCTCGAACAAGAAAACGCTGCCGCCACCCTCCTCAACCTCTCCATCTCCAGCCGCCAACTCCTCATGTCCACGCGCGGTCTCCTCGACGCTCTCTCTCATGCTCTCCGCTCCCCCTCCTCCTCCCCCGCCGCCATCCAGGCATGCGCCGCCACCCTCTACAGCCTTCTTGTTGATGATGATTACCGCCCCATCATCGGAGCAAAGCGCGACATCGTCTACGCACTCGTGGACATTATACGTACCCCCCACGCGCCGCCAAGGTCCATCAAGGATGCCCTCAAGGCACTCTTCGGGATCTCCCTCTACCCGCTCAACCGCGCCTCCATGGTGGGGCTCGGCGCCGTGGCGGCGCTGTTCACGCTAGCTGTGAAGGACGGGCGCGTCGGAATCGTGGAGGACGCCACGGCGGTGATCGCGCAGATCGCCGGATGCGAGGAGGGTGGAGACGCGTTTCGGAAGGTCTCCGGAATTGGGATTTTGGTGGACTTGCTCGATCCTTCCACGGGATCAAGTATAAGGACCAAGGAGAATGCAGTGTCAGCGCTGTTGAATTTGGTGCAATGCGGAGGCGAGAGGATCGCCGGAGATATGAGGGAGGCGGGGATGGGGTTGTACGATGGCATTGCAGTCGTTGCAGATGGTGGAAGCCCCAAAGGGAAGAGCAAGGCCATTGCATTATTGAAGCTTCTAGATGGAGGGAGAGAACCTCGGTTTGCTTCAAATCCTGATCGTGAATATAGTTGA